A DNA window from Vigna unguiculata cultivar IT97K-499-35 chromosome 10, ASM411807v1, whole genome shotgun sequence contains the following coding sequences:
- the LOC114165681 gene encoding flavanone 3-dioxygenase 3-like has translation MAEVSSFASKFQCSDVDDADPYSACDDEIPTVDYSLLFSNNPNQQLHALQCLRHACLEYGFFYLVNHSIPDEVHENMLKGISDFFNETTLDERKIYSKKSPSDKMRWELNSYSGENREYLKVVAHPQYHFPSKPSGFSKTLEEYGKAMRRVEIGLARAVSKTLGFEEQFIEKELELKSGFDVMAMNLYPPNAKSNGAVGLSEHTDPGFIISLIQDINGGLQILSHKGNWINAYIPHHAILIQLGDQLEILTNGMYKSHIHRVIVGNNKVQRISVVGIHGPSLDKLISPSTQFVDEEHPKKYREMTFKESLVVNGDDEIDVQSSLEKARLV, from the exons ATGGCTGAAGTAAGTTCTTTTGCATCCAAATTTCAGTGTTCTGATGTTGATGATGCTGATCCTTACTCAGCCTGCGATGATGAAATACCCACCGTTGATtactctcttctcttctctaacAACCCTAATCAGCAACTGCATGCTCTTCAATGCCTCCGCCATGCATGTCTAGAATATGGCTTCTTCTAT TTGGTAAATCATAGCATCCCAGATGAAGTACATGAGAATATGTTAAAGGGAATATCTGATTTCTTCAACGAAACAACATTGGATGAAAGAAAGATATACAGCAAAAAAAGTCCATCGGATAAAATGAGATGGGAACTAAACTCGTACAGTGGAGAAAATAGGGAATATTTGAAGGTTGTTGCTCATCCtcaatatcattttccttcCAAGCCATCTGGTTTCAG CAAAACTTTAGAAGAATATGGCAAGGCCATGAGAAGGGTTGAAATTGGATTGGCTAGGGCAGTGTCTAAAACCTTAGGGTTTGAAGAACAGTTCATAGAAAAGGAATTGGAACTGAAGTCAGGTTTTGATGTAATGGCAATGAACCTTTATCCACCCAATGCCAAATCCAACGGAGCTGTTGGCTTGTCTGAACACACTGACCCTGGCTTCATAATTTCACTTATTCAAGATATTAATGGTGGTCTCCAAATTCTTTCCCACAAAGGAAACTGGATCAATGCTTATATTCCCCATCACGCCATTCTCATCCAGCTTGGTGATCAACTTGAG ATCTTGACCAACGGAATGTATAAGAGTCACATCCATCGAGTTATTGTTGGCAACAATAAGGTGCAAAGGATCTCTGTGGTTGGCATTCATGGACCTTCATTGGACAAATTAATCAGCCCTAGCACACAGTTTGTAGATGAAGAACATCCAAAGAAATATCGTGAGATGACTTTTAAAGAATCACTGGTAGTGAATGGGGATGATGAGATTGATGTTCAGTCATCACTTGAGAAAGCAAGATTAGTGtga